The following proteins are encoded in a genomic region of Palaemon carinicauda isolate YSFRI2023 chromosome 19, ASM3689809v2, whole genome shotgun sequence:
- the LOC137658854 gene encoding cilia- and flagella-associated protein 97-like, with amino-acid sequence MAAGCIQEGRWKAKAGRWQARETYNTRVRDRMAHKIGLHDTQYEPDICGAVDLSLVVEDDSEVERTKGALAISETVSEKHSVIVLAEPTPPSSSSPPHDQLRHYKDCSSSVLAADASSASLVLSSRFVEDISCGLTKEEEQKKRGGAVVGDGSAGRSRTTRKTSRTSRLLSAEGQQRDSGHEGAGEAMRHGHRSSFGSRTSERGPAGSASSFEASANATAMEGRVDQNLIPSLYSSDEWDEESDLSSASDGEQDHSDSSDDDDPKSQVDRLIERGTLMYMDGENSNLSSETESSDDDSSDYDDSDSESDITDVSPLLSATASPLGLSPVLPRRTLGTSPLALHDNRDLVVVDFSRPEISSNDQGYDSQPHCNGSSHSNSDDSTDMTLLLKAVVELEKKQRQKRSHHHQTTRSSALSNDHYNNRHHSSRSRQSTGRHYNNHHHHHHHQNVQNNIHHNQQIEPSSPISIHPIDASPHHSHLRRASHSHRRKNMSFSNDEVRRIDRDNQILLKKIMSAHTRSSRNQSSSTSSSSNQNSRTVHVHRPANSTVNRKREEEKIRRENMILLRKIQEAKPSKDVTASRSPRHRTAHGVRPPSSLPATPGSIGASARTA; translated from the exons ATGGCAGCAGGCTGCATCCAAGAGGGCCGTTGGAAGGCGAAGGCAGGCAGATGGCAGGCAAGGGAGACTTATAATACCCGTGTGCGGGACAGGATGGCCCACAAAATAGGATTGCACGACACCCAGTACGAACCTGACATTTGCGGTGCTGTGGACTTAAGCTTAGTCGTCGAAGACGATAGTGAAGTTGAAAGGACTAAAGGTGCATTAGCTATTAGTGAGACAGTGAGCGAAAAGCATAGTGTTATAGTACTCGCAGAACCAACACCACCATCATCTTCATCACCTCCACACGATCAGCTCCGACACTACAAAGACTGCAGCAGTTCTGTGTTGGCCGCCGACGCGTCTTCGGCTTCCTTGGTATTATCTTCCCGATTCGTGGAGGACATTTCTTGTGGATTAACTAAAGAGGAAGAACAGAAAAAGCGAGGAGGAGCAGTAGTAGGAGACGGTAGTGCTGGTAGGTCCAGGACTACTAGGAAGACTAGTAGGACCAGTCGCCTCCTGTCAGCAGAAGGTCAACAACGAGATTCCGGACACGAAGGGGCAGGAGAGGCGATGAGGCACGGACACAGATCCAGCTTCGGCAGTAGGACAAGTGAGAGAGGCCCAGCCGGTAGTGCTAGTTCCTTCGAAGCGAGTGCCAACGCCACAGCCATGGAGGGACGAGTAGACCAAAACCTAATTCCATCTCTCTACAGTTCGGATGAATGGGATGAGGAGAGTGACCTCAGCAGCGCCTCCGACGGGGAACAGGATCACAGCGATAGCAGTGACGACGACGACCCCAAGTCTCAGGTGGACAGGTTGATCGAGAGGGGCACCCTCATGTACATGGACGGCGAGAACTCCAACCTGTCTTCGGAGACGGAAAGCAGCGACGACGACAGTTCCGATTACGACGATAGCGACAGCGAAAGCGACATTACCGATGTGTCGCCCCTCCTGTCGGCCACGGCCAGCCCCTTGGGCCTGTCGCCTGTCCTGCCGAGGAGGACGTTGGGCACCTCGCCCCTGGCTCTGCACGACAACAGAGACCTGGTCGTCGTAGACTTCAGCAGGCCAGAGATCTCCTCCAACGACCAGGGGTACGACTCTCAGCCGCACTGCAACGGCTCGAGTCACAGTAACAGCGACGACTCCACGGACATGACGCTGCTCCTGAAGGCGGTGGTCGAGCTGGAGAAGAAACAGAGGCAGAAACGTAGTCATCATCACCAGACGACCAGGTCGTCCGCCCTGTCCAACGACCACTACAACAATCGCCACCACAGCAGCAGGAGTCGTCAGAGCACGGGTCGTCACTATaacaatcatcatcaccatcaccaccatCAAAACGTGCAGAACAACATTCACCACAATCAACAAATCGAGCCCAGTTCGCCCATCTCGATCCACCCCATCGACGCCAGCCCTCATCACAGTCACCTCCGAAGGGCGTCTCACTCTCACAGGAGGAAAAACATGTCCTTTTCCAACGACGAGGTCCGAAGGATAGACAGGGACAACCAGATTCTCCTGAAGAAGATCATGAGCGCGCATACGCGCTCCAGCAGAAACCAAAGTAGTAGCACTAGTTCCTCCTCTAACCAGAACAGCAGGACCGTCCATGTTCACAGACCTGCTAATTCCACCGTAAATAGGAAACGGGAAGAGGAGAAGATACGAAGGGAAAATATG ATTCTACTGCGAAAAATTCAAGAAGCGAAACCTTCAAAGGACGTAACCGCTTCTCGGTCTCCTCGTCACAGGACAGCGCATGGCGTCCGTCCACCATCCAGCCTTCCAGCCACTCCCGGCTCCATAGGTGCTTCAGCTCGCACTGCCTAA